The Marivirga salinae DNA window CCTTAATTTCATTTAGCACACCTTCTTCTGCTGCTCTTGTTATATCAATTAGATCAGCCCAACGAGCATAATTAGCTGCATGCCAATAAGCAATGGCACTGTTTTCTGGATAATCAGCGGATTTATTTTTAGCTAATTCAATAGCTTTATTGTAAAGTTCTTTTTGTTCTTCTTGGGAAACATTAGTCCAGGAGGCTTTATATTCCCAACTCTTTAAAAGCCCTACAGTTTTTTCAGGCTCTTGATTGCTTAGCTTATAATATTCAATGGCTTTGTCAATGTTCTCGCTATTAGCTTTTCCGTCCTCCACAATTTCAGATCTTTTTTCAAAAAATTGTTCAGCCTTTTCAAGATTTGATTGAGATAAAAGGGTGTTTGAAAAGAATAGTATTGAAATAAAAAGCGTGATGTTAATTGAATGCATATTATGCTTAATTTTCTTCGATATTATCATTAAAAAAATAGTCTGCTCGAATAACGAATGAAAATGGGTATTGTTGGGTGGTTAAGTTATCTTATGATTTATTTAAAAAATCATTAAATTCGAAATTCTATTAATTTTATATAACCATGAAAGCAAAATCTGCCGAAAATTCTAGAACAACTATTACCGAATTAATGATTCCATCTTATGCTAATTTTGGAGGTAAAATTCACGGAGGAATCCTTCTTTCTTTAATGGATAAGGTGGCTTATGCAACGGCTACCAAGCACAGTGGAGCTTATTGCGTAACGGTTTCGGTTGATAATGTAGATTTCCTCCAACCTGTGGAGGTAGGTGAGCTGGTTTCCATGATGGCCTCGGTAAATTATGTAGGAAATTCCAGTATGATTATCGGTATAAAAGTAATAGCTGAGAATGTGAAGTCAGGTTTGGTAAAGCATACTAATACCAGCTATTTCACTATGGTAGCTAAAAATGAAGATGGTAGTTTGATGACCGTTCCTTCTTTGATTTTAAACTCAAAAGATGATGTGAGAAGATTTGCTGAGGCTGTAAAAAGAAAGCAATTAAGAAAAGGATATCAGGAACAAATGGAAGCTGAAAAATCGGCTTTTACTTTTGAGAAACAGAAAGAATTAATTGATGGTCAGCGATGTGAAGTTCATATAAAAGAAGAAAGGTAAGCTTTTCCCCTATTAAAAAGCTTACCTTTTAAAATTGAGGCTTATGATTGCTTAGACTTCAACCATTCTTTTGCGTCTTCTATATTTTTAAAAGTAGCCATCTCCAAATGTCCACCTATATTCATGTTTAATTCTTTCGCTGACATTTCTGAAAAGGTATTGGCAGAAACGACATGAGCATAATATTTTAATCCTGATTCAATGACTTTTGGTATCAAAACAGATTCGATCCAATCCATCGCTTGAGTCCAAGGACCAGTGGACTTACTATCATCATTTAATAAATAAGGACATTTTGCTTTTTTAACCAAATCAGCAAATTCTAGTCCCCAGTTTTTTATGGCATCAACATTAGCATAGCCTTCCCAATCACAAAATATCCAGTTATTGTCAGCTTGGTACTCAGTCTTACAAATTACTCTACCGAGGTTATTTTTAGTATTAAAATTCATTTAAATAAATATTTATAGGGTTAAACATGATTATAATTTAATATTAATATCAAATAAACTAAAATATTAAGAACCATAAAGTTTATATTTGATTCGTATAATACATGAGCGGTAATAAATGCTATTCAATCAATTTAAAATGATGAAATGAAGAGAATAATTTTAATGATTTCTGTGGTGATTGTTGGGTTGATCTTTTATTCACTATTTCAATCAGATAATATTAATTCTTTGGAAGGCGATTTTGAAGAGTTGGCTTTTGAAAGAAATGAAAACAATACGGGGCCAATTCATAGAGTGTATGTTTTTTCTGTGGAAGATACTGTGTGGTCAGAAATGAAAAAGCATTCTGATTTATTACCTCATACTAAATATGGAACTACTGAAGTCTACTATTTTTTAAAGGAAAAGATATCAAAATCTCAACTGAAATTAAGTCTAAATGGTATAAATCAAGAAGCAAAATCTAATTGTATTGCCCATTCCGTAAAAGATGGCCAGTCTAGAATCAATTTCAAAAAATATCCATTTTAATAATCATCAACCATGCCCCGTTTGGCTGGTTTTATCAAAGCTATTCCTGCATTCCTCGATAGGACAGCGTTGTCTTCAAAGAAAAAATTATTTTAGTTTAGTAATTATAATCTAAGTAGTCACATCGTTTTTGATAATAATTAAAATTTCAACAATACTTTCCAAGCTTCCATCACTTTATTGTCTTCAAGTAATTGATGAGCTAACCTATGTTGATCTTCTTTATTATTATCGCAGCTAACGGAAATTAATAGGCCTTCTAATTCTGAAGCTTCGGGGATCTTCTCAACATTCCCAAGTTTCCCTAAGTCATTCCCTGTTAAAACATTACTATTTTTAATCTCTTCTGGTAAGGCATCCACCCCAATCCCCAGTTTTTGCAAAGGTTTCTCTACTTCAAATAATGCTTTCTTAGAACGACTGTACCAGTTGCCTCCTAATCGGCCAATAGGATCTAATTTGAAAGGATCAATTTTTCCATCTTCATCTAAAATTTCTTCATCCACATGGATGTGAATCACTTCACAAATGACCAAATTTCCTGCACCTCCATCTTCTCCGGTTTCAATCACTTGGTTTACTTTGCATTCAAATGCCACAGGTGACTCGGCAACTCTTGGCGGTTTCACTTTGGTTGATTTTGCTTCAGTAAATCCTGCTTTCACAAATTCGTTAATACCCTTGTCATATTCCGTAGATGCCAGTGACATTTGCTCTACCATTGGATAATTTGCAATATTGATGACCACTTCAGCCACTTCTTTCACATTTTCATATGAATGCTTTGTGGTGTTGTTTCTACCTCTTCGGGCAGGTGAAAAAATTAAGATGGGTGGATTAGCGCCAAATACATTAAAGAAGCTAAATGGACTTAAATTCACTTTTCCTTCTTTATCAATAGTACTAGCAAAAGCAATGGGTCTGGGTGCTATTGCTCCCAATAATAAACCATGCAATTCTGGTGTTTTGATGGATTTTGGATCTACTTCTTTATAACTCATGCCCGAATTTTGCTAAAGTTTTCTGAATATTCAAATGTTTTATGATTAGTCGTTCTCTTGCAGCCACATTTCTAGAACTAGCAATGCATAAATCATATAATCCGTATTCCTTTCCTGATATTTTACACCCTTCATCAGCAGCATGATTTCGGTATAATTCACATAGTTGTAAATTTTTGCTTGGGGATTGAAAAGCAAATCTTTCAACAACTCATTAAAATCATGCTTTAGCCAATTTCCTATTGGTGCTTCAAATGAAGTCTTTGGTGCTTGGGTTACGGATTTAGGAAGTTTATCGGCATATATAGACTTTAATATATGCTTTCTATTGAAACCAGAAATTTTGAATGAGTTAGGCAACTGATTACTGATTTCAAATAATTTATGGTCTAAAAATGGAGAACGAGCCTCAATTGAATAAGCCATACTTGCTCTATCCATTTTTACTAAAATACCCGAAAGAAGGTTGAAATTTCTGTCCCAATGCATGAGCTGATCAAGGTCTGAAAGCTTTGAGTCAAAATGTTGATTTATGATTTCAAATGATAAGTTTTGAATTTCATTCGGTCTGTTCCAAAAATTTGAAATATCAGCATCCTGAAACATATCTGTTGTGTATAGCAAATACCTTTCGGATGAAGATAATGATGCAATTCTTGAAATCCGGTTCAGAAACCCCAATTTTGTTCGTCTTTCCCCAGTTGGAAGTATGTTTTTCAGATGTTTTGTGAAAGTTAATTTCTTAATATTTTTAGCAGTAAAGTACCTTCTATAGCCTCCAAAAAGTTCATCACCACCATCTCCATTTAGCATTAATTTAACGTGGTAAGAAGCTGATTCAGCAATTGCTAAATTCGGAAGTGCACTACTATCGGCTAAAGGCTGATCAAAAGTGCAGATTGATTTCCCCAATAAAGCTAAAGGGCTTTTATCAATTTTGATGATTTCATGATTTAAGCCCAATCGATGAGCAGTCTCTTTGGCAATTTGGCTTTCATTTTGAGTGGTTTGAAAAGGATATTCCACTGTAAATGCCTTCAGATTTTGCTCATGTTTGGAAGCTTCATAAGCAATAATGGAGCTATCCCATCCACCTGATAAAAACAATCCTTTGGATACATCTGCTCTTAATCTAATTTTGACAGATTCTTCTATGGTTTGTTGGGTTTTTTCTTTTGCTTCAGTAAATGAGATTTTCTCTTTTGGCAAGTATTGATGTTCCCAATAAGGGAAAATATTTAATTTACCATTTTGATATTTTAAGCAATGTGCTGGAGGCACTGTAAAAACATTTTGATAGATAGTTTCAGGTTCTGGGATATTGGAAAAGCATAAATAATGATAAATCGCATTTTCATTAATCTCAACGGCAATATCATTCAATTGCATTAGCTTTTTCAAGCTTTTTAGCTCAGATGCAAAAAGGAGAAAATTGGAGTTTTGATAATAATATAAAGGTTTTTGCCCCATTCTATCCCTTACTAGCAGAAAGCTGTCTTCCTTTTCTTCATAAAAGGCAAAGGCAAACATTCCTCTGATAGTTTCTAAAGCTTTATGAATTCCTTGTTTTAAGATGAGTTGAAAAAGGATTTCAGTATCCGATTGTGATGGAGAGTTGAGCGATGTGGCAATTTCAGGATAATTATAAATAGCACCATTAAAGACTAGATAATGTCCTGAATCATCACCGACAGGTTGCTGTCCGCCATCAATTCCAATAATTTTTAACCTTTGAGTACCAAGGTTTGTGTTGGATGTGCATATTGAGTGGCGCTCATCCGGTCCGCGGTGGTTCATTAAATAGAGGGCGCTGTCAAATTTATCCTTTTCTAAAGCTCCATTTCTTGACCAAAACCCGGCTATCCCACACATAATTAAATCTTTAATTTATCGAAAATTAAATAAAACTTTTCACATCTGATTAAATTCAGACCCTATTCCTTCCTTTGGGCAATCCTATTGTATATACTAGGTCTTATGTGAGCATTTTTTCGCTCTAGCGAAATCCTTCTGTTTTCTTTTGTCACTCCCGACTTTCAGTACAGGACAGGTTATGTGGTTAAAAGAAATGTAGCCTTTGGCTACTTATGATTTGTCAGTCATCTCTATTATCGTTAGAATATTACCGTTTTTCAAAATAAAAACCACTGATCTTTTGCAAAATCCTCTTTGTAAATGGCGTCATCAAAGCGATAATATTGGGCAGGTTTATGAGAAACACCCGTTTCTTTTTCATTCATAGCAACTAAAAATCTATTTCTAAGCATTCGTTTCCTAAAATTTCTTTTATCAAGTTTTTGACCGACTAAAGCTTCATAAAGCGTTTGTAATTGCCTTAGAGTAAATTTTTCAGGCAATAAGGAAAATGCAATAATAGGTTCTCTCTTAATTTTTTCCCTTAACATTGCCCAGCCTGTATTCGCTATTTCATTATGGTCAAAACCTAATTTCTGTGGTTTTTCTATAGGATGCCATAAAACTTCCTCTGCAAATGATGAAGGTCTATAATCAAAATCTTGAGTTTTCACTAAAGAGTTGTAGGCAACAGTGATCACTCTGGCTTCTGGGTGTTCCCTAACTGATTTAATCCATTCTACATCAACAGGATCAGAGGTTCGATCTGGTGAGCCAAAAGTTTTAAATTGCTCTAAGTATAAATTCTCCATGCTTGTAAGTTCATAAAGAACACGATTAGCGGCTACATCTAAATCTTCTCCTTTCTGTACTAAATCTCCAGGCAGTGCATAAACATTTTCACCTTCTTGCTTTCTCTTTATCAATAAAATATTGATCTTTTCATCATCAAAGCCAAAAACGACACAGTCGACCGATATATGCGGATTGTAATGGAATTCTGACATGTTTCTATTCAATTAGTATTACAAAGATAATAAAATACTATTGGGTAAGTGTACGCATTACACTATCTTTGGCGGGCTGAACAATTTTTTTAGATGAAAAAGATGAATCGAATAGGTGTTTTTACTTCTGGAGGTGATGCTCCTGGAATGAATGCCGCTATACGTGCAGTAGTAAGAGCAGGTATTTTTTATAATAAAGAGATAGTAGGAATATACCGCGGATATGAAGGGATGATTGAAGGTGATTTTGAGGAAATGGACGTTCGCTCGGTAGCCAATATACTCCAGAGGGGAGGTACCATGTTGAAATCAGCAAGATCAAAAGAATTTAGAACTCCTGAAGGAAGAAAGAAAGCTTTTGAGCAATTGCAAAAGCACAACATCGATGCATTAATTGGAATTGGTGGTGATGGCTCTTTCACAGGTATGCATCATTTGTATTTAGAACATGGGATACCTTATATCTGTATTCCAGGCACCATTGATAACGATATTCCGGGCACAGATTATACTATTGGATATGATACAGCCACTAATACGGCAGTGGAAGCGATTGATAAAATTAGAGATACCGCATTGTCCCATAACCGTTTGTTTTTCATTGAAGTAATGGGAAGAGATTCAGGTTATATTGCGATAAACAGTGGTATAGCTGGCGGAGCTGTTTCAATTATTATTCCTGAGGAAGAAACTTCTATCGATGAATTGGTTGAAAAATTGAATAGGGGAGGCGAAAAGAATAAAACATCAAGTTTGGTGGTTGTGGCAGAAGGAGGAAAGTCAGGTTCAGCCATGGAAATTGCTCGAAAAGTGAATGAAAAATCTTCTTATTTTGACACAAAAGTGACTATATTAGGTCATCTTCAAAGAGGAGGAAGCCCTACTTATTTTGATAGGGTATTGGCCAGTAAAATGGGAGTAGCAGCAGTCGAAGGTTTGGATCAGGGGAAAACTGACAGTATGGTAGGGATTAGCCACCATGAAATTATTTTCAATAAATTTGATGATATTATGAATCAGCCTAAAGACATTCATAAAGATGATTTACGAATTGCTAAAATTTTATCAATATAAATTATGATACTAATAGGTACCAGCGGTTCCACTAAATGTGATTGGCAATTAGTAGATGCCAATAAAACTTTACTCAAAAAAAGTACGAAAGGGATGAATCCTTTCTTTATGGACGATGTAGCCATTAGCGATGTGGTGAAATCACTGGGATCAGAAATTATTGATCATAAATCAGAGATAGAAGTAGTCTATTATTTTGGTGCAGGATGTTCCAGCAAACATTTTGCTTCTATGGTGGAAAGAGGATTGTCTATGGTCTTCAATAAATCGCATATGTATGTGAAGGAAGATATTGTGGCAGCGGCTTTTGCAACTTTTAATGGCGAGCCTTCCATTACCGCTTTGATGGGAACAGGTTCAAATGCTTGCCATTTTGATGGAGATATCGTTCGTCAGGAGGTGAGTGGAATGGATTTCATTTTGGGTGACGAAGGAAGTAGAAGTCATTTTGGAAAAATGCTGTTAAGTAAATTTTTGAAGAAACAATTACCAGCTGAAATCGCTCATGATTTAGAGCAAGAATTTCGATTGGATAAGGAAGAAATATTGTTGAATGTTTATATTAAACCTTATGCCAACGTTTATTTAAGCAGTTTTAGCCAGTTCATACAAGAACGAATAGACAATCCTTACCTTAAAGAAATGGTAAAGCAAAGCATTACAGACTTTGTTGATATTTATATTTGTAGTATAAAAAATTACGAAAACCTACCTGTTCATTTTGTAGGCTCTGTTCCTTACTTTTTTGAAGGAATTGTGAATGAGGTAGTAGAAGAACGTAATTTAACCAAAGGAATATTTATAGAAGAACCTATAGACTTACTAGTAGGTTATTTAATTAAGAAACATTATAAAAATTAATATTGCTTGCTAAAGTCAGTTAGCTAGGTGATTTTAAATTATATAGAAGTATGAAAGTTAGCATTGGGATCGATATAGGTGGTACTGGAACAAAATTCGGAATTGTAACTTTAGATGGAAAGGTTTTATATCAAGGTGCAATTCCTACGCA harbors:
- a CDS encoding NUDIX hydrolase, which codes for MSEFHYNPHISVDCVVFGFDDEKINILLIKRKQEGENVYALPGDLVQKGEDLDVAANRVLYELTSMENLYLEQFKTFGSPDRTSDPVDVEWIKSVREHPEARVITVAYNSLVKTQDFDYRPSSFAEEVLWHPIEKPQKLGFDHNEIANTGWAMLREKIKREPIIAFSLLPEKFTLRQLQTLYEALVGQKLDKRNFRKRMLRNRFLVAMNEKETGVSHKPAQYYRFDDAIYKEDFAKDQWFLF
- the pfkA gene encoding 6-phosphofructokinase: MNRIGVFTSGGDAPGMNAAIRAVVRAGIFYNKEIVGIYRGYEGMIEGDFEEMDVRSVANILQRGGTMLKSARSKEFRTPEGRKKAFEQLQKHNIDALIGIGGDGSFTGMHHLYLEHGIPYICIPGTIDNDIPGTDYTIGYDTATNTAVEAIDKIRDTALSHNRLFFIEVMGRDSGYIAINSGIAGGAVSIIIPEEETSIDELVEKLNRGGEKNKTSSLVVVAEGGKSGSAMEIARKVNEKSSYFDTKVTILGHLQRGGSPTYFDRVLASKMGVAAVEGLDQGKTDSMVGISHHEIIFNKFDDIMNQPKDIHKDDLRIAKILSI
- the asnB gene encoding asparagine synthase (glutamine-hydrolyzing); translation: MCGIAGFWSRNGALEKDKFDSALYLMNHRGPDERHSICTSNTNLGTQRLKIIGIDGGQQPVGDDSGHYLVFNGAIYNYPEIATSLNSPSQSDTEILFQLILKQGIHKALETIRGMFAFAFYEEKEDSFLLVRDRMGQKPLYYYQNSNFLLFASELKSLKKLMQLNDIAVEINENAIYHYLCFSNIPEPETIYQNVFTVPPAHCLKYQNGKLNIFPYWEHQYLPKEKISFTEAKEKTQQTIEESVKIRLRADVSKGLFLSGGWDSSIIAYEASKHEQNLKAFTVEYPFQTTQNESQIAKETAHRLGLNHEIIKIDKSPLALLGKSICTFDQPLADSSALPNLAIAESASYHVKLMLNGDGGDELFGGYRRYFTAKNIKKLTFTKHLKNILPTGERRTKLGFLNRISRIASLSSSERYLLYTTDMFQDADISNFWNRPNEIQNLSFEIINQHFDSKLSDLDQLMHWDRNFNLLSGILVKMDRASMAYSIEARSPFLDHKLFEISNQLPNSFKISGFNRKHILKSIYADKLPKSVTQAPKTSFEAPIGNWLKHDFNELLKDLLFNPQAKIYNYVNYTEIMLLMKGVKYQERNTDYMIYALLVLEMWLQEND
- a CDS encoding flavin reductase family protein, which produces MSYKEVDPKSIKTPELHGLLLGAIAPRPIAFASTIDKEGKVNLSPFSFFNVFGANPPILIFSPARRGRNNTTKHSYENVKEVAEVVINIANYPMVEQMSLASTEYDKGINEFVKAGFTEAKSTKVKPPRVAESPVAFECKVNQVIETGEDGGAGNLVICEVIHIHVDEEILDEDGKIDPFKLDPIGRLGGNWYSRSKKALFEVEKPLQKLGIGVDALPEEIKNSNVLTGNDLGKLGNVEKIPEASELEGLLISVSCDNNKEDQHRLAHQLLEDNKVMEAWKVLLKF
- a CDS encoding BadF/BadG/BcrA/BcrD ATPase family protein codes for the protein MILIGTSGSTKCDWQLVDANKTLLKKSTKGMNPFFMDDVAISDVVKSLGSEIIDHKSEIEVVYYFGAGCSSKHFASMVERGLSMVFNKSHMYVKEDIVAAAFATFNGEPSITALMGTGSNACHFDGDIVRQEVSGMDFILGDEGSRSHFGKMLLSKFLKKQLPAEIAHDLEQEFRLDKEEILLNVYIKPYANVYLSSFSQFIQERIDNPYLKEMVKQSITDFVDIYICSIKNYENLPVHFVGSVPYFFEGIVNEVVEERNLTKGIFIEEPIDLLVGYLIKKHYKN
- a CDS encoding acyl-CoA thioesterase, producing MKAKSAENSRTTITELMIPSYANFGGKIHGGILLSLMDKVAYATATKHSGAYCVTVSVDNVDFLQPVEVGELVSMMASVNYVGNSSMIIGIKVIAENVKSGLVKHTNTSYFTMVAKNEDGSLMTVPSLILNSKDDVRRFAEAVKRKQLRKGYQEQMEAEKSAFTFEKQKELIDGQRCEVHIKEER
- a CDS encoding tetratricopeptide repeat protein translates to MHSINITLFISILFFSNTLLSQSNLEKAEQFFEKRSEIVEDGKANSENIDKAIEYYKLSNQEPEKTVGLLKSWEYKASWTNVSQEEQKELYNKAIELAKNKSADYPENSAIAYWHAANYARWADLIDITRAAEEGVLNEIKELSEKAIKLDENYNQAGALRLLGGLHLEAPNIPLIITWPSNDEAYRLLKKAYEIAPQHPANVYLYAKVLHELEKDEKAKEILNDLIKREERESYFLVDQKYIQKGQEYFNDNF